From Providencia sp. R33, a single genomic window includes:
- the rlmC gene encoding 23S rRNA (uracil(747)-C(5))-methyltransferase RlmC: protein MHCEKYIAGECRSCQWLELSPEQQIAQKQQQLLALLPTIDPAIFAAPVIGPQTGFRNKAKMVVSGSVERPTLGIIGKDGVGVDLTDCPLYPASFSDVFSVITPFIARAGLTPYNIERKRGELKYVLLTQSWHTGRFMLRFVLRSAKKLEQLKNALPWLQEQLPQLEVITANIQPVHMAILEGEEEIFLTEQRTLREEFNQVPLFIRPQGFFQTNPIVAAKLYQTARDWVNALGIDSLWDLFCGVGGFGLHCAEKETYLTGIEISAPAIASAQQSANELGLKHVEFKALDSTHFATANQDIPQLILVNPPRRGIGKELCDYLSHMQPEYILYSSCNAQTMAQDLQLLSGYQVCKVQLFDLFPHTAHFEVLTLLKRKNN, encoded by the coding sequence ATGCACTGTGAAAAATACATTGCGGGTGAATGCCGCTCTTGCCAATGGTTAGAACTTTCCCCTGAACAGCAAATTGCCCAAAAGCAGCAGCAGCTTTTGGCGTTATTGCCAACAATCGACCCTGCTATTTTTGCCGCGCCTGTGATTGGTCCCCAAACAGGCTTTCGCAACAAAGCCAAAATGGTGGTGAGTGGGAGTGTTGAAAGGCCAACTTTAGGCATTATTGGTAAAGATGGGGTGGGTGTAGACTTAACGGATTGTCCATTATATCCCGCGTCGTTTTCTGACGTATTCAGTGTGATCACGCCATTTATTGCTAGGGCGGGGCTTACGCCATATAACATCGAACGCAAGCGTGGCGAACTCAAGTATGTGTTATTAACACAAAGCTGGCACACTGGTCGGTTTATGTTGCGCTTTGTATTGCGCTCAGCGAAAAAACTCGAACAGCTTAAAAATGCATTACCTTGGTTGCAAGAACAACTACCGCAACTTGAGGTGATCACTGCAAATATTCAGCCTGTGCATATGGCAATATTGGAAGGCGAGGAAGAGATTTTCTTAACGGAGCAACGTACGCTACGTGAAGAATTTAACCAAGTGCCTTTGTTTATTCGTCCGCAAGGTTTTTTCCAAACGAATCCTATCGTGGCAGCTAAATTGTACCAAACAGCGAGGGATTGGGTTAACGCGTTGGGTATCGATAGCTTGTGGGATCTGTTTTGTGGTGTGGGTGGCTTTGGGTTGCACTGCGCTGAAAAAGAGACGTATTTAACAGGTATTGAAATCAGCGCGCCAGCGATTGCCAGTGCACAGCAATCCGCGAATGAACTTGGGTTAAAACATGTTGAGTTTAAAGCCCTAGATTCAACACATTTTGCTACTGCGAATCAGGATATCCCACAGCTTATTTTAGTCAATCCACCAAGAAGAGGCATTGGCAAAGAGCTGTGCGATTATCTTTCCCATATGCAGCCTGAATATATCCTCTATTCAAGCTGTAATGCACAAACTATGGCGCAAGATTTGCAATTGTTGTCTGGCTATCAAGTGTGTAAAGTGCAGCTGTTTGATTTATTTCCACATACGGCGCACTTTGAAGTGCTGACGTTGTTAAAGCGAAAGAATAATTAA
- a CDS encoding YbjN domain-containing protein, with protein sequence MDSIRYPDIAQLREWLDQLKTSYFECDSCAALHLPHMQNIEGIFDAKLDIVNNVLVLSALAELKPTAIITLVANISQINASSLTAKVFLEINDENLPKLVVSQSFSLEAGMTYRQFCHFVQQAEDQISAIVFEIFSNNLLYANQDDFLEDEDNGEDEPELTPDDKPAIIIH encoded by the coding sequence ATGGATTCTATTCGTTACCCTGACATTGCACAATTACGTGAATGGTTAGATCAACTCAAAACATCTTATTTCGAGTGCGACTCTTGTGCTGCACTGCACTTACCTCATATGCAAAATATTGAGGGGATTTTTGATGCGAAACTCGATATCGTCAATAATGTGCTGGTATTGTCTGCGCTAGCTGAGCTAAAACCTACTGCGATTATTACATTGGTCGCCAATATCAGCCAAATTAACGCCAGCTCATTGACAGCAAAAGTTTTTCTCGAAATTAATGATGAAAACCTACCTAAGTTAGTGGTTAGCCAATCATTTTCATTAGAAGCAGGGATGACCTACCGCCAATTTTGCCATTTTGTTCAACAGGCAGAAGACCAAATCTCAGCGATTGTCTTTGAGATCTTCAGTAATAATTTACTGTATGCCAATCAAGATGATTTTCTTGAAGATGAAGATAACGGCGAAGACGAGCCCGAACTCACTCCAGATGATAAACCCGCCATTATTATTCATTAA
- a CDS encoding DUF1418 family protein → MDNKPQSKRTMRSLADMPKPVLILEGVGIILLILILLTLNGYIVLPEPLMHQGVIVTIIMVAIGCLIPAMINIVWRAIHGLTFLGIDNNQSENPRNKKNNIQDDKQDEKPE, encoded by the coding sequence ATGGACAACAAACCACAATCAAAGAGAACCATGCGTTCATTGGCGGATATGCCAAAACCTGTCTTAATCTTAGAAGGCGTTGGGATAATTCTTTTGATTTTGATTTTACTCACGTTAAATGGCTATATAGTGCTGCCAGAACCCCTGATGCACCAAGGGGTGATAGTCACCATTATTATGGTGGCAATCGGGTGTTTAATCCCTGCAATGATTAATATTGTGTGGCGAGCTATTCATGGGCTCACTTTTTTAGGGATTGATAATAATCAGTCAGAAAACCCAAGAAACAAAAAAAATAATATTCAAGATGATAAACAGGATGAAAAGCCCGAATAG
- a CDS encoding GrxA family glutaredoxin produces the protein MYTVIFGRPGCPYCVRAKELAEKLKNELEDFDYRYVDIQAEGISKEDLSKTVGKPVETVPQIFIDEKHIGGCTDFEAYAKENLNLYK, from the coding sequence ATGTATACTGTTATTTTTGGTCGCCCAGGCTGCCCATACTGTGTTCGTGCGAAAGAACTGGCTGAAAAACTGAAAAACGAACTTGAAGATTTTGACTACCGTTATGTCGATATCCAAGCTGAAGGTATTTCAAAAGAAGATTTATCTAAAACTGTTGGCAAACCGGTAGAAACTGTCCCACAAATTTTCATTGATGAGAAACATATTGGTGGCTGCACTGATTTCGAAGCTTACGCAAAAGAAAATTTGAATCTTTACAAATAA
- a CDS encoding secondary thiamine-phosphate synthase enzyme YjbQ: MWWQKQIQLNARERGFHLVTEEILRQIPELSTVRIGIVNIFIQHTSASLTINENADYTVREDFESFFNKAVPENEPYFKHDYEGSDDMPAHLKSSLLGVSLTIPVTNGRLNMGTWQGVYLCEHRNFGGKRKLIITLQGETIS, encoded by the coding sequence ATGTGGTGGCAAAAACAGATACAGCTTAATGCGCGAGAAAGAGGGTTCCATTTAGTGACCGAGGAAATTTTAAGGCAAATTCCTGAACTGAGTACAGTACGTATAGGAATAGTGAATATATTTATTCAACATACTTCTGCTTCATTAACGATTAATGAAAACGCGGACTATACAGTGCGGGAAGACTTTGAAAGCTTTTTTAATAAAGCGGTACCTGAAAATGAACCTTATTTTAAGCATGATTATGAAGGTAGCGATGACATGCCTGCGCACCTAAAAAGCAGTTTATTAGGGGTGAGTTTAACAATTCCTGTGACTAATGGGCGTTTGAATATGGGAACGTGGCAGGGAGTTTATTTGTGTGAACACCGAAATTTTGGTGGAAAGCGTAAGTTAATCATTACATTGCAAGGTGAGACCATTAGCTAA
- the ybjG gene encoding undecaprenyl-diphosphate phosphatase — protein MLEQLNLDLFNLINATPETASGTIAIANVIAKRLVLIFPLFTVACWFWGAQPNMTRQRAFACKAAIAIALGLTISWLIGYFAPHDRPFVMGVGTNFSDHDATPSFPSNHGTIVFTFAFAFLFWLRTWVGLVMMIPAIVIAWSRIYLGVHWPLDMAGAFILAIVACGLAQILWSLGVNRIQAPITQLYHLIFGSFIRKGWFQP, from the coding sequence GTGCTGGAACAACTCAATCTTGATCTATTTAACCTGATCAATGCCACACCAGAAACTGCAAGCGGAACGATTGCGATAGCAAATGTGATTGCTAAACGCTTAGTGCTTATTTTCCCACTATTTACTGTCGCTTGTTGGTTTTGGGGTGCCCAGCCTAACATGACTCGCCAACGTGCTTTTGCCTGTAAAGCGGCGATAGCCATTGCGTTAGGGCTCACTATCTCATGGCTAATTGGCTATTTTGCGCCTCATGACCGCCCATTTGTGATGGGAGTCGGCACTAATTTCTCTGATCACGACGCAACGCCATCATTCCCAAGCAACCACGGCACTATTGTATTTACCTTTGCATTTGCTTTCTTATTCTGGTTACGAACTTGGGTCGGCCTTGTGATGATGATCCCCGCAATTGTCATTGCGTGGTCACGTATTTACCTTGGTGTTCACTGGCCTTTAGATATGGCAGGTGCGTTTATCCTTGCTATCGTTGCCTGTGGTTTAGCCCAAATTCTGTGGTCACTTGGCGTTAATAGAATCCAAGCACCAATCACCCAACTCTATCATTTAATCTTTGGTTCATTCATCCGCAAAGGTTGGTTCCAACCTTAA
- a CDS encoding serine/threonine transporter — MDTTKVGSIDKTASQTGNSKAWRKTDTVWMLGLYGTAIGAGVLFLPINAGMSGLLPVLLMLVLAFPMTFFAHRGLTRFVLSGSKKDGDITEVVEEHFGRTAGNWITLLYFFAIYPILLVYGVSITNNVNKFLTELLGVGAPPRWLLALILVGGVMAIVSFGEKYIVKVMSMLVFPFIAVLVAFSLYMIPHWSGDVLNTLTFEGIAEATKNTGGQSIWITIWLTIPVMVFAFNHSPIISAFSVAKREEYGDEAEQKCSRILASAHILMVLTVMFFVISCVFTLSSADLAQAKAQNISILDYLSGYFDQPFIKFAAAIIAFIAIIKSFLGHYLGAREGFNGLVERAYRAKGKTVDIRKLNRGTAIFMLVTTWIVATLNPGVLDIIESLGGPVIAILLFLMPMYAISKVPAMRKYSGKISNVFIVIMGLVAISAATYKLFF; from the coding sequence ATGGATACAACTAAAGTTGGTTCCATCGACAAAACAGCCTCGCAAACAGGAAATAGTAAAGCTTGGCGCAAAACTGACACAGTATGGATGCTGGGTTTATATGGCACAGCTATCGGTGCTGGTGTTCTGTTTTTGCCTATCAACGCAGGTATGAGCGGATTACTTCCTGTTCTATTGATGCTTGTTCTAGCCTTCCCAATGACCTTTTTTGCACACCGTGGCTTAACACGTTTCGTTCTTTCAGGTTCTAAAAAAGATGGTGATATTACTGAAGTTGTTGAAGAACACTTTGGGCGCACCGCAGGTAACTGGATCACCCTGCTGTATTTCTTTGCCATTTATCCTATTCTGCTCGTTTATGGTGTTTCTATCACCAATAACGTCAATAAATTCCTAACCGAATTATTAGGTGTTGGTGCACCACCACGTTGGTTACTGGCCTTAATTTTGGTCGGCGGCGTTATGGCTATCGTTTCTTTCGGTGAAAAATACATCGTTAAAGTGATGAGTATGCTGGTATTCCCATTCATTGCGGTACTGGTTGCATTCTCTTTATATATGATCCCTCACTGGTCTGGTGATGTGCTGAATACCTTAACTTTCGAAGGTATCGCAGAAGCGACTAAAAATACTGGCGGTCAAAGTATTTGGATCACCATTTGGTTGACTATCCCAGTCATGGTATTCGCATTTAACCACTCACCAATTATCTCTGCATTCTCTGTCGCAAAACGTGAAGAATACGGTGATGAAGCAGAACAAAAATGTTCACGTATTTTAGCATCAGCACACATTCTGATGGTTCTGACAGTCATGTTCTTTGTGATTAGCTGTGTGTTTACATTATCTTCAGCTGACCTTGCACAAGCAAAAGCACAAAATATCAGTATCCTTGACTATCTGTCTGGCTACTTTGATCAACCATTCATCAAATTCGCAGCTGCAATCATTGCATTCATCGCTATTATCAAATCATTCTTAGGTCACTACTTAGGTGCTCGTGAAGGTTTCAATGGCTTAGTTGAACGTGCATACCGTGCAAAAGGTAAAACGGTTGATATTCGTAAATTAAATCGCGGCACCGCTATCTTTATGTTAGTGACCACTTGGATTGTTGCGACATTAAACCCGGGTGTTCTGGATATCATCGAAAGCCTTGGTGGCCCTGTTATTGCTATCTTACTGTTCTTAATGCCAATGTATGCTATCAGCAAAGTCCCTGCGATGCGTAAATACTCAGGCAAAATCAGCAATGTATTTATCGTAATTATGGGTCTAGTCGCTATCTCTGCAGCAACATATAAATTATTCTTCTAA
- a CDS encoding L-serine ammonia-lyase gives MISVFDIFKIGIGPSSSHTVGPMKAGKQFVDDLITQNLLAKTTRIAVDVYGSLSLTGKGHATDMAIIIGLAGNLPDTIDIDAIPAFMRNVEQTGKLLLAQGQHEVDFPVDGGMNFHSTNLPLHENGMTITAFTGDDVLYTKNYYSIGGGFIVDEDHFGQADENAVQVPYPFKYAADLQKHCKETGLSLSALVMQNELALRSKEEIHQYLSSVWDVMKVGIERGVTTEGLLPGPLRVPRRAAALRRQLVTSDSTNMDPMAVIDWINMYALAVNEENAAGGRVVTAPTNGACGIVPAVLAYYDKFIRPVNENSYTRYFLVSGVIGALYKMNASISGAEVGCQGEVGVACSMAAAGLAELMGGSPEQVCIAAEIAMEHNLGLTCDPVGGQVQVPCIERNAIASVKAVNAARMALRRVSDPRVCLDKVIETMYETGKDINAKYRETSQGGLAIKLAHCE, from the coding sequence ATGATTAGTGTATTTGATATCTTCAAAATCGGTATCGGCCCTTCAAGTTCCCACACCGTCGGCCCAATGAAAGCGGGCAAACAATTCGTTGATGACCTTATCACACAAAATTTACTGGCTAAAACAACGCGCATAGCCGTTGACGTTTATGGTTCGCTGTCTCTGACAGGTAAAGGCCATGCCACCGATATGGCTATCATCATAGGTCTTGCGGGTAACTTGCCCGATACTATTGATATTGACGCTATTCCTGCATTTATGCGCAACGTCGAACAAACAGGTAAACTTTTGCTTGCTCAAGGGCAACATGAAGTCGATTTTCCTGTCGATGGTGGCATGAATTTTCACAGCACAAATTTACCACTCCATGAAAATGGTATGACAATCACCGCATTTACGGGTGATGACGTTCTGTATACCAAAAATTATTACTCGATTGGCGGCGGGTTTATCGTCGATGAAGACCATTTTGGTCAAGCCGATGAAAACGCAGTTCAAGTCCCTTACCCTTTTAAATATGCGGCTGATTTGCAAAAACATTGCAAAGAAACAGGGTTATCACTTTCTGCGCTCGTTATGCAAAATGAATTAGCGCTACGCAGTAAAGAAGAAATTCATCAGTACCTGTCTTCTGTTTGGGACGTAATGAAAGTGGGTATTGAACGCGGCGTGACTACGGAAGGTTTATTACCCGGGCCACTGCGTGTTCCGCGCCGTGCAGCAGCATTGCGCCGTCAGCTAGTTACCTCAGATAGCACTAACATGGACCCAATGGCGGTTATTGATTGGATCAATATGTACGCCCTTGCTGTCAATGAAGAGAACGCCGCGGGTGGGCGTGTAGTGACAGCGCCAACTAACGGTGCTTGTGGTATCGTTCCTGCTGTACTCGCCTATTACGATAAATTCATTCGCCCTGTGAATGAAAACTCCTACACCCGCTATTTCCTTGTTTCTGGGGTGATTGGCGCATTGTATAAAATGAATGCCTCCATATCAGGGGCTGAAGTGGGCTGCCAAGGTGAAGTGGGTGTTGCCTGTTCAATGGCGGCTGCGGGACTTGCAGAGTTAATGGGGGGTAGCCCTGAGCAAGTGTGCATCGCCGCTGAGATTGCGATGGAGCATAACCTCGGTCTTACTTGCGACCCTGTTGGCGGCCAAGTCCAAGTCCCTTGTATTGAACGAAACGCGATTGCATCTGTTAAAGCGGTTAACGCCGCACGTATGGCACTACGCCGCGTCAGTGACCCACGTGTTTGTCTCGATAAAGTAATTGAGACGATGTATGAAACGGGTAAAGACATTAACGCTAAATATCGCGAAACCTCCCAAGGCGGTTTAGCAATTAAATTAGCGCATTGTGAATAA
- a CDS encoding serine hydrolase codes for MNKKMLPLKTRRAGIGLSLLMAVSSSVYAAETPVAPQVDVKAYVLMDYNSGKVLASGNPDERLDPASLTKIMTSYVIGQAVKAGKITTQDMVTVGEDAWATGNPVLKGSSLMFLKPKDRVSVLDLNKGVVIQSGNDASIALADYVAGSQDSFVSLMNQYVQQIGLKNTHFKTVHGLDSEGQYSTARDMALLTQAMIRDVPDEYALHKEKEFTFNKIRQPNRNRLLWNQNLKVDGVKTGHTSGAGHNLVASATEGDMRLISVVLGAPSDRVRFTESEKLLTWGFRFFETVTPIKADATLKKQRVWFGDTSEVALGVADDVSVTIPKGQLKNLKVDIQMTNDSLEAPLAKNQAVGTINFILNDEVIEQHPLVAKSAVEEAGFFGRIWDYIMKTISGWWSAIFG; via the coding sequence ATGAATAAAAAAATGTTGCCCCTAAAAACCCGCCGTGCAGGCATTGGGTTGAGTCTTTTGATGGCCGTTAGTTCAAGTGTTTACGCGGCTGAGACACCGGTTGCTCCTCAAGTGGATGTTAAAGCGTATGTCCTGATGGACTACAATAGTGGGAAAGTTTTAGCATCAGGTAATCCTGATGAGCGTTTAGATCCAGCCAGTTTAACCAAGATTATGACAAGTTATGTGATTGGGCAGGCTGTGAAGGCGGGGAAAATAACCACGCAAGACATGGTAACCGTCGGGGAAGATGCATGGGCAACAGGAAACCCTGTTCTGAAAGGCTCTTCGTTAATGTTTTTGAAGCCAAAAGACCGTGTTTCAGTGTTGGATTTAAATAAAGGAGTTGTTATTCAATCGGGTAACGATGCCAGTATTGCCCTTGCGGACTATGTTGCAGGGAGCCAAGATTCATTTGTAAGCTTAATGAATCAATACGTTCAACAGATTGGTTTGAAAAACACACATTTTAAAACAGTTCATGGTCTTGATTCTGAAGGGCAATACAGCACTGCACGTGATATGGCGTTATTAACACAAGCAATGATCCGCGATGTCCCTGATGAATATGCGCTGCATAAAGAAAAAGAATTTACTTTTAACAAAATTCGCCAACCTAACCGTAACCGTTTGTTATGGAATCAAAATTTAAAAGTAGATGGTGTGAAAACGGGTCACACGAGCGGTGCAGGCCATAACTTAGTGGCATCGGCAACAGAAGGGGATATGCGGTTGATCTCTGTTGTACTTGGTGCGCCGAGTGACCGTGTGCGTTTTACTGAAAGTGAAAAACTGCTTACTTGGGGCTTCCGTTTTTTCGAAACTGTTACTCCAATCAAAGCAGATGCAACGTTGAAAAAGCAGCGAGTTTGGTTTGGTGATACCTCTGAAGTAGCACTGGGCGTAGCCGATGATGTTTCTGTGACCATTCCTAAAGGCCAACTGAAAAACTTGAAAGTTGATATTCAGATGACTAATGATTCGTTAGAAGCGCCATTAGCGAAAAACCAAGCAGTCGGGACGATTAACTTTATTCTGAATGATGAAGTGATTGAGCAGCACCCACTTGTGGCAAAATCCGCGGTTGAAGAAGCTGGCTTCTTTGGGCGTATCTGGGATTACATCATGAAAACCATTAGTGGCTGGTGGAGTGCGATTTTTGGTTAA
- a CDS encoding glutathione S-transferase family protein → MLTVWGRANSSNVKKVLWCLEELNVAYNQKDVGGPFGGLDTPEYKKMNPNSTIPTLQDDDFALWESNAILRYLTEKFDHSHLLLAKDIQERAAADKWMDWSNANLFDHIKQMMNKIVRVPEADRDPEQAKIIYANINKLLQIADDALAHQAYFSGDKFGIADIAIAPLFYPWHEIVTERPEFKNLERWYQQLTTRPAFQKIVMIPIK, encoded by the coding sequence ATGTTAACTGTCTGGGGACGTGCCAATTCTTCCAATGTTAAAAAAGTGCTTTGGTGCTTAGAAGAATTAAATGTGGCTTATAATCAAAAAGATGTGGGTGGCCCATTTGGTGGGCTTGATACACCTGAATATAAAAAAATGAATCCAAACAGCACAATCCCAACTCTACAGGATGATGACTTTGCGCTGTGGGAATCAAATGCGATTTTACGTTACCTTACGGAAAAGTTTGATCACTCTCACTTATTACTCGCCAAGGATATACAAGAAAGAGCAGCAGCGGATAAATGGATGGATTGGAGCAATGCGAATTTATTCGATCACATCAAACAGATGATGAACAAAATCGTCCGTGTCCCAGAAGCAGACAGAGACCCAGAACAAGCAAAAATCATTTATGCCAATATCAACAAATTACTGCAAATTGCCGATGACGCCTTAGCCCATCAGGCTTATTTCAGTGGTGATAAATTCGGTATTGCCGACATCGCCATTGCGCCATTATTTTACCCATGGCACGAAATTGTCACTGAACGCCCTGAGTTTAAAAACTTAGAGCGCTGGTATCAGCAGCTCACCACACGCCCTGCGTTCCAAAAAATTGTGATGATCCCAATTAAATAG
- a CDS encoding SDR family oxidoreductase: MKKVTIIGLGWVGLPLAQALLAKGVQVVGTKTTPDGIEAARSVGIECYSLKLTPELECDTDDLTQLMEGSDAITILLPPSKVNVEHYVSAIETLVNSAIIFKVPKVIFTSSTAVYGEQNGEMTEDSPLEGVTASAQALIDAENWLHQLPNISVDILRLAGLVGEKRHAGRFLAGKTGVKGAMQPVNMVHQDDVIEAILALLNQPEGGHIYNLCAPIHPTRQAFYTQAAKSLGLAPPEFIDSVDEPEGKVINGNRICQDIGFEYQYPNPNSMLMTI; encoded by the coding sequence ATGAAAAAAGTCACGATTATTGGATTGGGGTGGGTGGGGTTGCCACTTGCGCAGGCTTTATTAGCTAAGGGCGTTCAAGTGGTGGGCACCAAAACGACACCAGATGGCATTGAGGCAGCTCGAAGTGTGGGTATTGAGTGCTACTCATTGAAACTGACGCCTGAACTAGAATGTGACACTGATGATTTAACACAATTGATGGAAGGCAGTGATGCGATAACTATTTTGTTGCCACCCTCTAAAGTGAATGTGGAACACTATGTGTCAGCAATTGAGACGCTGGTAAACAGCGCTATTATTTTCAAGGTTCCCAAAGTGATTTTTACTTCTTCTACGGCGGTGTATGGGGAGCAAAATGGTGAAATGACGGAAGATTCTCCGTTAGAAGGTGTAACGGCTTCTGCACAGGCGTTGATTGATGCCGAAAATTGGTTACATCAATTGCCAAATATTTCAGTGGATATACTGCGTTTAGCGGGGTTAGTGGGGGAAAAACGTCATGCAGGGCGTTTTTTAGCTGGCAAAACAGGGGTTAAAGGTGCCATGCAGCCTGTGAATATGGTGCATCAAGATGATGTTATTGAGGCGATTCTTGCATTACTTAACCAACCAGAGGGGGGGCATATTTATAATTTGTGCGCGCCTATTCACCCAACACGACAAGCGTTTTATACCCAAGCGGCAAAATCACTGGGGCTCGCTCCTCCTGAATTTATTGACTCAGTGGATGAGCCTGAAGGTAAAGTAATTAACGGCAATCGTATCTGCCAAGACATCGGGTTTGAATATCAATACCCAAACCCGAATAGCATGTTGATGACTATTTAA
- the hisG gene encoding ATP phosphoribosyltransferase: MLDKSRLRIAIQKSGRLSEESRELLARCGIKINLQQQRLIAYAENMPIDLLRVRDDDIPGLVMDGVVDLGIIGENVLEEELLNRRAQGEDPQYKTLRRLDFGGCRLSLAAPLDFNYTGAECLNGSRVATSYPHLLKRYFDQKGIQFKSCLLNGSVEVAPRAGLADAICDLVSTGATLEANGLKEVEVIYRSKACLIQRDGEMSADKQQLIDRMMTRIQGVIQARESKYIMLHAPSETLDEIIALLPGAERPTILPLAGDHSRVAMHMVSSETLFWETMEKLKALGASSILVLPIEKMME, encoded by the coding sequence ATGTTGGATAAATCACGTTTACGTATTGCAATTCAAAAGTCAGGTCGTTTAAGCGAAGAATCAAGAGAGTTACTTGCTCGCTGCGGGATCAAAATCAATTTACAACAACAACGTTTGATTGCTTATGCAGAAAATATGCCTATTGATTTACTTCGCGTTCGCGATGACGATATCCCAGGGCTGGTTATGGACGGCGTTGTGGACTTAGGTATTATCGGCGAAAACGTCCTTGAAGAAGAATTATTAAACCGCCGTGCTCAAGGGGAAGACCCGCAGTACAAAACATTGCGTCGTTTAGATTTTGGTGGATGCCGTCTGTCTTTAGCTGCGCCATTAGATTTTAATTACACAGGTGCAGAATGCTTAAATGGCTCTCGCGTTGCCACCTCTTACCCACACTTATTAAAACGCTACTTCGACCAAAAAGGTATTCAGTTTAAATCTTGCTTACTGAACGGTTCAGTCGAAGTCGCCCCTCGCGCAGGCTTAGCGGATGCCATCTGTGACCTCGTTTCAACGGGTGCAACCTTAGAAGCCAACGGACTGAAAGAAGTGGAAGTCATTTATCGCTCTAAAGCCTGTTTAATTCAGCGTGATGGCGAAATGTCTGCTGATAAACAACAGCTTATCGACCGCATGATGACCCGTATTCAAGGCGTTATCCAAGCTCGTGAATCCAAATACATTATGTTGCACGCGCCAAGTGAAACGCTGGATGAAATTATTGCGCTGCTACCGGGTGCTGAACGCCCAACTATCCTGCCATTAGCGGGTGACCACAGCCGTGTCGCTATGCACATGGTCAGCTCAGAAACCTTGTTCTGGGAAACCATGGAAAAACTGAAAGCATTAGGTGCAAGTTCAATTCTTGTTCTGCCAATCGAAAAAATGATGGAGTAA